Sequence from the Kineosporia succinea genome:
GGGCAGCCCCTGGGGGCAAACACCTGAGTCCGGGTGGCGGAATGGCAGACGCGCTAGCTTGAGGTGCTAGTGCCCTTTATCGGGCGTGGGGGTTCAAGTCCCCCCTCGGACACTTACTCTGGTACACGTCCTGGCATCCACAGATGCCAGGATCAACCGGTTCTCGTCCTCGTAACTGAGGTGAAGGCCGAGCTGCACGTAGAGATCGCAACGGTCTTGTGGCTCGGCCTTTTTCAGCATCTGGGACACGGTTGAGAGCTGTTCCACCGCTTTCAGCAGATCGCTCCGGGTAACCCGAGTCGACGGATCTAGATCCACCAGCGCGAGTTCCAGCCCCGCCCGCTCCGCGGTGATCTCCCGGGTCCACTCGGCGATCATCACTGGATCTGTGCCCGCCTCCAGGGCCTCGCGATAGCGACGCAGCTTTCCCTCGCACACGGTCACCTGCTCGCGGAGAGCCTGCCGACGAGCCTCCAGCGCAGGATCCTCAGCTGCGGCCAGCAGCAGATCGACCGTCTTCTGACGTCGCGACGGAGAGAACAGGTCGTCGAGCCAGGCATCCAGGTGAGGAAGGATCTTGTCTTCGCGGACGTACACCGTTCGCGGATGTCCCGTCCTCGCAAGGTCGGTGTCGGCCGCCTTCAGCTTGCACCGGTAGTGCGACCGATGGTGATTCCAGCTCCCCTCCATGATCCGCCCGCAGCGTCCGCACGACAGCACGCCACGAAGGGCGTAATGACGCTGAGAACGACGTTCGGCTCGAGGACCGGTCATGGCCGAGTAGGTGGCTCTGTGCCGCCGTGCCTGCATCGCGATCTGGGTCTGCTTGAACAGGTCTTCATCCACGATGGCTTCGTGCATCTGCTTCGGTGAGATGATCCAGCTGTCCCGCGTATTCCAGCGCAGGCGCGTCTGGTGCCCCAGAGCGACGTCATTCACGTCGATCAGGACTTCCTCCTTGCGCTGCTTGTTCCACGCTTCGAAGCCCGTGTAGCGAGGATTCCTCAAGATGGCCTCGACGGTCGGTGCAACCCACGCTTCACCGCTGCGGTGCGCATTGCGGGAGCGATCGTGAGCCGACGGGCATGGAATCCGCTCGCGGTTGAGCTGGTTCGCGATCATGGTCATTCCCTGGCCGGACAGGTAGTCGCGAAAGATGCGGTTCACCACCGCCGCGGTCGCCGCATCGACGACCAGGCGGTGAGCCCTCAACCCGAGTGCGGCCTTACCCGGGTTGCGATGAGGCCCGGCATCTTCGAGCCGGTACCCGTACGGCGGCCGGCCTCCGAGATAGCGCCCCTCGTTGGTCGCCTGAGCGGTCATCGAGGTGCGCACGCGGATCTTGATGCGATTGCGCTCTCCTTTGGACATGCCTCCGTAGAGCGTCATGATCATCTCGTGCGCCTCGCTCCCCGGGTCTACGCGACCACCGATCTCGGGGACCCACAGCTCCACGTCGTAGTGGACGAAAAGCGGGAAGGTGAGACCAAACTGATTGCCGTAGAACGCGCGGGCGGGCTCACCGATCACGACCGCCTCGAATCCACGGGCGGAGTCCTGGAAGGTGTCCAGGAGCGCGGAGGCCTGCTTGCGGCGCCGCCAGGGCAATGCCCGCGTCTGGCCGATGTCGAAGAACTCCGCGACGATCTCCCCGCCCTGCGGCTCGATCAGGCTGCGTGAGCGCGACAGTTGCCACTGCCGTGAGGAGGCTGGATCCTGCTGGTCCTCCGTGGAGACCCTGCCGTAAAACGCGAAGCGCTTGCTCATTCCATTCTCTCCCCACAGTCGAACGTTTCGTCGACTGTGCCATGAGGCTCGGGCGGGGAGCCATCACCAACGGACGACCTGTGGATATCCCGCGCACCGTGGATACTCGGAGGCAGCGAGGAATCATCACTCAGCTCTCGCTCCATCCTGGACGAAAGCAGTATCTGAAGAAGAACCCTGGCTGACGCTGGCGTCAGCGTGGGCGCTTCCGTGGGCGGGACGAAGACGATGACCACTTTTGACCGTGGTTCTGATCCCTTTTCCGAGGGTCCAGACATTTCGTGGGCTCTTCCCTCCAGCAGGAAGACAGCGACCCTCACGAATCCGATCAGACCGCCCTGGGTCAC
This genomic interval carries:
- a CDS encoding recombinase family protein, whose protein sequence is MSKRFAFYGRVSTEDQQDPASSRQWQLSRSRSLIEPQGGEIVAEFFDIGQTRALPWRRRKQASALLDTFQDSARGFEAVVIGEPARAFYGNQFGLTFPLFVHYDVELWVPEIGGRVDPGSEAHEMIMTLYGGMSKGERNRIKIRVRTSMTAQATNEGRYLGGRPPYGYRLEDAGPHRNPGKAALGLRAHRLVVDAATAAVVNRIFRDYLSGQGMTMIANQLNRERIPCPSAHDRSRNAHRSGEAWVAPTVEAILRNPRYTGFEAWNKQRKEEVLIDVNDVALGHQTRLRWNTRDSWIISPKQMHEAIVDEDLFKQTQIAMQARRHRATYSAMTGPRAERRSQRHYALRGVLSCGRCGRIMEGSWNHHRSHYRCKLKAADTDLARTGHPRTVYVREDKILPHLDAWLDDLFSPSRRQKTVDLLLAAAEDPALEARRQALREQVTVCEGKLRRYREALEAGTDPVMIAEWTREITAERAGLELALVDLDPSTRVTRSDLLKAVEQLSTVSQMLKKAEPQDRCDLYVQLGLHLSYEDENRLILASVDARTCTRVSVRGGT